The DNA region tattacgccccattttaagattatatatgttttattaagcTAGCTCGACAACGTTTCTCTCACTGATTTAGCATCCATGAGATTCTATACACTGACTGCTAACAAATCCACTGATGAGCAAGTagattcttttttaatattggaACATTACATTGTGTTTCAGTGTTTAATCTCTATTCTTAATTTGGTGCTTGTACGTATGAGAAggtcttttaattttataaaagttgATGTATCTTAAAGTCTCTGGTAGAGAAACGTAGGTGAGAAATTCCTGCAAACTGTGCTAGTAGTTTCTTTGAATCTTGAATGTTTTTTATTTGGGTCATGCGTTTAACCCTCATTTGTCAGTCTAAACATGTTAGAATCTTATATTTTTGGTGCTTGTATGTATTATATGATCTCTCATTTTATGAAATCTATGTATCTTAGATTCTCTGATAGATCAACATAAGTGAGAGATTACATCATGTTGTTGTGCGTAGTAGTTATGTTTGAATCTTTATGAATGTTTCTATTTTGTGTTATGATCTTAGCCCTCAGTGATAAATAACTCTAAACGGTGCTTTTATATCTTTAGTTTGGtgcttttatatattttagagtcTCTTGTAGATCAAACAGGCGAAACTCCTACAGATTGTGTGAGTAGTTTCATTGAATTTTGAATGTTCTCTGTTTTTGTGTTATGCTCCTCCTACTCTCATTGATCATACTAAACTGTGTTGTTATCTGTATGTTGCTTAGAGAAAGGTTATTATTCTAAATTAGTTTGGTGCTTCTGTGTATTATAAAGTATCTTGTTTCTTATAAAGTCACTTCTAGATCAACGTATATGAGAGAGACTCCTGCAGAATGTGGTCGTAGATTCCTTTTTTCTTGAATGGTTCTGTTTTGTGTTATACACTTAACCCTCACAGACCATTGTAAACATGTGAAATGACATCTTCACAACTCTGCATAGTAGGCTAATGATTACTGTGTTAGATTCTATAAATTGTATATGTTGAATTGAGCTTTTACAGTGATTGAAAATTTCTCGTTATCAAGTCTATATCTTTGTCTCCGAGTCTTGGCAACATTTCTGTCGATCAACACAAAGgcattatataaattatatacgTTGACTTGAGCTTTTACAGTGATTGAAAATTCCTCTGTTATCACTATATCTTTGTCTGCAAGTCTTAGCAACATTTGTGTCGATCAACACAAAGGCATTAACATGATAAATCAAACATAATTTTTAGATGCATAGACATGCTTCTTCTGGTCCTCCACGGACACAAATGCAgctttcaaaaaatattagattgttAGTATGAACAGAGGAATGTATGAGTAAACTAAATATACCTAATGAAGAGACTCTTAGGTCCTTGAATCATATAGACACTTTAGAGTTCTACTTACCAAGATGGGTTCTTCATTTTTTCGAGTGTGCAAGTCCTTGATGGATGTTCTAGTGTATTTCTTTGATCAATGCAAGATAGCTTATTACATCAAACACAAAGAATCAATCAAAAGCATATTTGGAAGTATAAATCAATCAAATAAGCAAAATGAACAATCATATTAAGTTCAAGGCTCACCTTCCCTGGTTTGAAttggatttaaaatttagtttcttTGGGGTTtctttaaaacttttttgcatcccTTAAGAACAGAACAGCTTTGCAAACAGATTCTGGTTCAATAATCTTGCACCAAACCTTCATTCAAGCaatgatatttacatttttagcaaaaaaaaaaaaattacttaccAAGATCAAAGAAACGTTTATATGTTTTGATGAAGCCCAATAGTTTCTATCGTAGTTTTACCAAGATCAAATAAACGTTTATATGTTGTGATGAAACCCAATAGTTTCTATCGTAGTTTATAAGTCGAAATACATAAGACAAAactttatttagtttagttagTAGACATAATACTAATCTATGTTATGACTTGGTTTTGTGTTTCTATGTTTCAAGGTGACTGCCCATGTTATGAGCCGAAGTACAAGGAAGGAAAATCTGTTCTTGAACTGCGCGAGAcctttcttgatttttttttatcaagcaAATTACATTACAAAGTTATTACATAAACAGAGGTTTAATCCCATATGttcatatttattatgtatttttttttgccaaaatgtgaattttcatattaaatgatGCATGATTGTAAAGATACAATAAGTTTTAGATATTTCTAGAGGTTGCCTTggcaaaaataataaaaacaaggCTAGTTCTAGGCAGGGCTTCCAAGTTCATGAAAGTTGTTGCAGTTGTCactcaaaaataataaaaacaaggCTAGTTCTAGtattatgtatttttgtttgcaacaGGTAAAAAAGATTGAGGGTCAACATGACAGCAATGACTTCGTTTTCCAACAAATTTCACGAATTTAATGATTACATCATTCAGATGATTCTTAAGCATCTATCATTTTCTTCtcagatttcttttaaaatttacatgTCTTCAACCTTAGCTTATTGTCTTTCTATGGTTCTGATCATAAGTATATTTAGTACCCGATGCGATAGCTTAGTTTGATAGGTTTTATTATCAATACTTTAATCTACTTTATCATTGAATATTAAGTACTCTCTCCGTTTtgaattatttgtcgttctagagtaaagtttttgttttaaaataaatatcgtttTCAGTTTTCAagtgcaaaatttattgacaataatttctattctatttttctatggGTTGATATATGTAAACCAAGAACAtaaatctgttttttcttttcctttttgttttctccaTTAAGAATGGAAAAGGGAAAAACTGAAAAACATATTCCTAATAGGATTTTACAATGTGAATTCAACTCTATAAAAACAAACACAATTATACCGATAGAGAGAGTAGAGTCGTGAATCTGTGATAAGGTTAGTTCTTTCACTAattggatttagggtttcttctttgattttgaTAATCTGGCTATTGTCAAAACAATGGATGATAAAATTCAAAAGAGAGATTTAATTTGTGAACTTCCAGATGAGTTGCTGTTGAAGATACTATCTTCGCTTCCTAGTAAAGATGCTGTAACCACGAGTGTCTTGTCGAAACGGTGGCAATCTCTTTGGAAGGAGATGAAGACATTCAGATATGATGAGGAACTTCGATGTGGTAATGCTAGAATTGCTTCTAAGTTTACGCTATTTATAAGTAGAAGATCAAGAGTAGAGATCTTGCAGCTCAAGCTGACCCCATGTTATGAAAAAACAATCATCAAACGTTTGGTTAGCAATGCCCTTGCTCGCTCTTTGAGAGAGCTGAGAATTGAGATGGTTTACAATTCATTTGAGTTGCCTGTAAGCTTGTTTTCCTGTCCACAA from Raphanus sativus cultivar WK10039 chromosome 8, ASM80110v3, whole genome shotgun sequence includes:
- the LOC108820393 gene encoding putative FBD-associated F-box protein At1g50980, with the translated sequence MDDKIQKRDLICELPDELLLKILSSLPSKDAVTTSVLSKRWQSLWKEMKTFRYDEELRCGNARIASKFTLFISRRSRVEILQLKLTPCYEKTIIKRLVSNALARSLRELRIEMVYNSFELPVFMRRICENASKRMPTS